A window of the Chloroflexus sp. Y-396-1 genome harbors these coding sequences:
- a CDS encoding mycoredoxin, translating to MTAQPIIVYGTSWCPDCRRAQRVLDQHGVQYIYINIENDPAATEFVIKVNKGNQSVPTIVFPDGSILVEPSNAVLQARLQQLVS from the coding sequence ATGACAGCTCAACCTATCATCGTCTACGGAACAAGTTGGTGTCCTGACTGTCGGCGTGCGCAGCGTGTGCTCGATCAGCACGGGGTGCAATATATCTACATCAATATTGAAAACGATCCGGCGGCAACTGAATTTGTGATCAAAGTGAATAAAGGTAATCAGAGCGTACCGACAATTGTCTTCCCCGACGGTTCGATCCTGGTCGAGCCATCGAATGCGGTGTTGCAGGCCAGATTGCAACAACTGGTATCATAG
- a CDS encoding Rcas_1661 family thioredoxin-like (seleno)lipoprotein — MYRFIWLSIFLFTACSSPMAVSPTATPTTLPTPAPTSTPTTVDHAPVAHQYFPDIPRGRTAEGYHYLGNPDAPVTMVTYSDFLCTSCAIHTLDVEPRLIEAFVATGKVRLVYRHLLQLGERSQLLAEASECAADHGRFWELRREIYARYNQLYFNTRETVIALAAGLDIPVDAFTACLDAHTYRSQVQDDYAAALAEGIYARPVFRIGNETIVGSQRFETLAQVIERVAQR, encoded by the coding sequence ATGTATCGTTTTATCTGGTTGTCAATTTTCTTGTTCACTGCCTGTAGTTCACCGATGGCGGTATCACCTACAGCAACACCGACCACGTTACCGACTCCTGCGCCAACCTCTACCCCAACGACGGTTGATCACGCTCCAGTAGCGCATCAGTATTTTCCCGACATCCCGCGTGGTCGTACTGCCGAGGGCTATCACTATCTCGGCAATCCCGATGCACCGGTAACAATGGTGACCTACTCTGACTTCCTCTGCACCTCGTGTGCGATCCATACCCTCGATGTTGAACCGCGTTTGATCGAAGCGTTTGTTGCTACCGGCAAGGTACGCCTCGTCTATCGCCATCTGTTACAATTAGGTGAGCGTTCTCAATTACTGGCTGAAGCCAGTGAATGTGCTGCCGATCACGGTCGTTTTTGGGAATTGCGCCGTGAGATTTATGCGCGTTATAATCAACTATATTTCAATACTCGCGAGACGGTGATCGCACTGGCTGCCGGGTTAGACATTCCGGTTGATGCGTTTACAGCTTGTCTGGATGCACACACGTACCGGTCACAAGTGCAAGATGACTACGCAGCAGCGCTCGCAGAAGGGATTTACGCCCGACCGGTATTTCGGATTGGCAACGAAACCATAGTCGGATCACAGCGCTTTGAGACACTTGCTCAGGTGATCGAGCGCGTTGCGCAACGCTAA